The following proteins are co-located in the Odocoileus virginianus isolate 20LAN1187 ecotype Illinois unplaced genomic scaffold, Ovbor_1.2 Unplaced_Scaffold_18, whole genome shotgun sequence genome:
- the IKBKG gene encoding NF-kappa-B essential modulator, with translation MSRPPWKSPLCEMVQPSGGPAGDQDMLGEESSLGKPAMLHVPSEQGTPETFQRCLEENQELRDAIRQSNQMLRERCEELQRFQGNQREEKAFLMQKFQEARDLVVRLSLEKRELRQQREQALQEVECLKTCQQGLQLEDLKQQLQQAEEALVAKQEVIDKLKEEAEQHKIVMETVPVLKAQADIYKADFQAERQAREKLAEKKEFLQEQLEQLQREYSRLKTSCQESARIEDMRKRHVEVSQPPLAPAPAHHSFHLALPSQRRSPPEEPPNFCCPKCQYQAPDMDTLQIHVMECIE, from the exons ATGAGCAGGCCCCCCTGGAAGAGTCCACTGTGTGAGATGGTGCAGCCGAGTGGTGGCCCAGCAGGGGACCAGGACATGCTGggtgaagagtcttctctgggGAAGCCAGCCATGCTCCACGTGCCTTCAGAGCAGGGCACCCCTGAGACCTTCCAGCGCTGTCTGGAGGAGAATCAAGAGCTCCGAG ACGCCATCCGCCAGAGCAACCAGATGCTGCGCGAGCGCTGTGAGGAGCTGCAACGTTTCCAGGGCAACCAGAGGGAGGAGAAGGCCTTCCTCATGCAGAAGTTCCAGGAGGCCCGGGACTTGGTGGTGAGGCTGAGCCTGGAGAAACGTGAACTGCGCCAGCAGAGGGAGCAGGCCCTGCAGGAGGTGGAGTGTCTGAAGACGTGCCAGCAG GGACTGCAGCTGGAAGATCTCAAGCAGCAGCTCCAGCAGGCCGAGGAGGCCCTGGTAGCCAAACAGGAAGTGATCGACAAGCTGAAGGAGGAGGCGGAACAGCACAAGATCGTGATGGAGACTGTCCCAGTGCTAAAAGCCCAG GCGGATATCTACAAGGCGGACTTCCAGGCCGAGAGGCAGGCCCGGGAGAAGCTGGCTGAGAAGAAGGAATTCCTACAAGAACAGCTGGAGCAGCTGCAGAGGGAATACAGCAGGCTGAAGACCAGCTGTCAGGAGTCAGCCAG gaTTGAAGACATGAGGAAACGGCACGTTGAGGTCTCCCAGCCCCCCTTAGCCCCTGCCCCAG CTCATCACTCCTTTCACCTGGCCCTGCCCAGCCAGAGGAGAAGCCCCCCTGAGGAGCCGCCCAACTTCTGCTGCCCCAAGTGTCAGTATCAGGCTCCTGACATGGACACCCTGCAGATACACGTCATGGAGTGCATCGAGTAG